The genomic segment aatGATTTATTTAGATTGAATAACAGAAATTGAAGAAGTGaaagacaagaaaaagaaaaaaaaagaattaaaagaaacattatttaaaataaggtaaaaataatataaataaatgaaaactgacatatattttgtttattattactattttttattttaattgttctgttaatattattattttagttatttatctattgtaatagaaaaaattattatctattataatagaaaaacaaaatattaataacataatcCATTGTTATTATGTCAATActaaaattatgtaaataaatattaataaaatatttaactacaTACTAAGAAACATAATCATTATATAAGTTTTTCttgtaactttttatttttatatatatataacgtgAAATTCGCTGTTATTTTCTGgtttattgattttttctttggtttattttttaagttttatctGTGTGATGTTATGACAGTCATTTATGATTGAATATGGGTTGTCGAACTTGTTAGAGTTCGAAAACACTATGCTGCCGAGCTTATCAAGTTTAGGAGCATTTATTAGtctattttgaattaaataagaAGAGCTATTATTTAGGAATAATTGTCTCTAATTTTTAGTCATGATTTACATACAATTTAGCTTTCGGCACTACTAAAAAATAGGATTTTTAAATCGCgtattatgcttcggtttttgaAAACCCGAGACATATAAAAACACGGTGACAGAAATGTAATTTTGGAAACACTATATACCTCGGTTCTTTTAAACCCGCTTTTGAAAAGAGTATACTGTACCGGTTCTTTTAAAATCGCTTTTGAAAAGAGTATATTGTAGCGGTTGGAAATTAAACGAGAcatttatgcctcggttttatTTTAACCGAGGCCTATATTTGCCTCGATTACTGGGTTTGAGGGTTAAAGTTCAAAACTTTATTCACGCAAAACCTCTCTTCCCGCAAAACCTCTCAGACTCTTGCTCATATCTCACGCTCTCGCTCTCATCTTTGCCTCCCTCCCTCCGATTTCTCCTCTCCACCAAACCCCATCATCAGCGCCGCAAGCAGCGCTGTTCAACCACGCCGCCGGCCACCACGCGCAAACCCGCAAGCACCGCCGTTCAACCACGCCGCGACTGCATCGCCTCTCGAGTGAAGAGCAAGCGGTGGCAAATCCAGATCCAGATCCAGATCCCGTGCCAGTGGTGGAGTCGCTTGCCGTCGGGAGCCGCTTCGCGCTCGCCGCTTGTCGTCGCTTGCCGCTTCGCGCTTGCCGCTTCGCGCTTGCCGCTTCGCGCTCGCCGCTTCGCGCTTGCCTCTTCGCGCTCGCCGCTTGCCGTCGGGAGCCGCTTGTCGTTGACGATTTTTAGAAACTAGGAAATGGGGTTTGAGACTGGGTTTCAAAAGTATGAATCCTtggtttctttgatttttttttccatttgttaTATGCTCTGTAATGTATCTGAActattattttctgatttttctgaTGTATTTGAACTTTGATGCTTTGATAtgatttttggattttattttctgattttgtttcCATTTGTTATATGCTCTGGAATGAACAACATGAATTCTTTCATCCCAGTGGCTTTTGTTATATGCTCTGTAATGTATCTGAACTTTGATCTCTGTAATGAACTTTGATGCTCTGTGATGAACTTGATGCTCTGTGATGAATCCCAGCAGGTTCAGcagtattttgaatttttttttattgaattttctaaGATACGGTCTCGGTTCAAAGGAGGACCGAGGCAAAAATCGATCTCTTTTTGACCCGTTCGCAACCGAGGTATTAAACTtatcctttttacctcgtctctatatgcctcggttgcagaaccggtgcctataaacGAATTTAACCGGTGCCATTTTCGTTTCCTGTACTAGTGCGGTTTTCTTCCTGTATGAACTGTTTAATGTTATTCATTTCATTGAAATAATAAGCTTAAACctaaactcatatatatatatatatatatatatatatatatatatatatatatatatatatatatatatatatatatatatatatatatatatatataacattaaatattaacatTGGTATCCGAGCCCACTAATAGACATGATATTTAAAAGGATAATAATATCTTAacttcaaaatttgataaacatttaATTCTAACATGTGTTAGCTTCTAATTGGTCTGTATGaaaaagatttagaaaaatgaaaatgatgtgTAAATACTTAGCATTAGGTTTCCAGAGGTTATCATCTTTACGGattaaaaaagataatgatactttgacaatatttttttgacaatattttaacaccaTTTACGTGTCATTCTATGATTGGTCAATgttaatatttatgattattattattgattgtggaataattttggaccaatcacagaatgacacataaatgatgttaaaatattgtcaaaaaaatgttgtcaaagtatcgtTATTCGTTAAAAAATTGGAAACCTTGTTTGCACGAGAGAATCCTCGTACACCACTCACAAACCTTTCTTGATAAGAATTAGTTGTTCATCGACAAACTTCCGTTCATCAAACTGTTATAGTTCACTGGATCTGTCCCGTCGTCGTTCGGACCGAACGTACCACTATTTCGAAGCAAAATGTGGAAACTATCATTAACATGAGTTTTGAAGTTTTTCGTCATTTGTTTGAGTTAttctttgttcttgtttagtgtgtttgacttgtttttaatttttttttaccattttggGGTTGTTCCAGTTTTGggtgttattttgatttttttggaCCTTATTTGGTGTAGTGTATTATTGCAATGAAGGCGTTGGTAAATAGTGTGAACTTTGTCACTAAGAAATCAATTTTTGTACTCTTGCTGTAAAAATGGGTGTGACCAAAGGCTAAATAAGTATGGGCTAATGTTTTACACAACCAGGTCATCACAATACATGACATGAATTTTGAAGTAGTAATCTTAAGGCAATGATGACCACATTTATATTCATATCCATCATCAAGAAACTAACTCCACATCTTAAGGCTAAATATGCATAGTGTTTGCATGATGATCTAAAGTTATATCTAAAACCtttgtataataattataatgagTTCTTATCTTTCGCTCAcctaataataattcaattgtATCTTATTATACAATAGGattttaatgagttattattattaataattcaatatgTGGTCGGCTTGGTGAGCTAAGACCATAAGGTAGATTGAACATAATTGGAAAGTGAAGGAGTGAATGTTgtttaaatgaattatttttgcCATAAATGAAGGAAGTGACCAATTCACTTAAAGTGAATGAAGTGGTTATTTGTTAAGTGGACGCATAATCATTTCAACCAAAATCTAAAGACATTTCGTTTTCTTGTTTTCAGAAGAAAAATTCCTTTGCTCTTTTCGCCTTTTTCTTATTCTCCCTTTCCCACTTTTATATATCCATgcatctttctttttccttccttcTTTTCAGAACAAACCCAGTAGCTTCATATTCATATTTCTTAACATATTCCGATAAGATCACCATTCTTTGTTTACTTTGAACATCgcttcataatatttttttctaactttaataagtttttataaaaattagtgtgatcaatttaagatttattaagtataaattgaacaaaagaatatactaatttattgttttaaaatgtttgtctaaaatttttatattagtgttAAATATAAGAGCCATTTACAGTatttaaatagatataaattttattttataaattaattttataatgttatattaaatttaaaacttattactTAAAATAGTATCACtgttataagttaaaataatttctaataaaaaattagttgaTTGTTGATACATATTCTTTAagcaaattatatttattttatcattacaaataaataaagtattcTGTAAACCAGTATAAAAGAAAGTGTgaaacatgttttaaaatagaaaaaaatagtaCTTCACACCATTGACAACTTCAACGTACGTACAATggttttaacaaaaaataactttaatatttttggagaaaaaaagagagtaaataGATAGAGCGAAACAGTAGTAAAAGAAAATCAcgtgtaaaaaagaaaaacagaatgTGATGGCGAATGAATTAATGGAGGAATTTACTGGTGTTGGTAATGGAATAAAAAGAAAGTATGAGtgttaaaaattttgtttcagACTGAATAACGGGGGAATTGAAGGAGTGGATTTGAGaagatttaaagataaatttttttgttctttatttaagtaaatttgaaggtaaatgagaataaatttggaaataattttttttaatttgtcacgtcaatataattttatattaattttcacaaattttatttctaaattcacTATCATTTACCTCTAGattcattcaaataaacgacaaaaaaatttatcttctaaACAAAAGAAGAAGCCCCCGATGAGTTTTGGGTGCATGCGTGGGAAGTTAAATGAGAAAACATTGTATGTGGTTAACAAAAGTAGTAAAGAAAAAAGTAGTAGTGAAGTAAAAAGCCTCAGAATCATTGGTTGAAAGCGAAATGGGATGAAAACCAAAACCCTACACAAACACCGACACCAACATCATCGGCCACACCCAGAGAGACAGACAGTCATGGGTTTCCTCCTCGTTTTCTTCCCAGAACACACCATTGCTgcaaaaaccaaaaccaaaaccaaaaccaaaaccaaccttttctgttcttcttcttcttcttctctcaggAGAAGAAGCACCATCAACACCCTTCTCTCCAAAGCCCAATCTACACTCTCCATATGCCTCTTTCTCCTCTTCACCACCCTCCTACTCTTCACCCTCTCCACATTCCAACCCTCCACCCCCCACAAACCTTACACTCCCCACAACTCCTCAAACGACGCCGTTTCCCCCGCACTTCAACGCTTGGGCACCCTCTACCGCCGGGGCACCCGTGCCATGAACCACCTCCTCCTCTGCCACGTCTCCCATGACACCCCCCTCCCCCATCTCCGCCTCTTCCTACGACTCCTCCACCGCTCCGGCCTCACCTCCAAATCCGACGTCGTTTTCATCCTCCCCTCTTCCTCTCCCTCCTTCGCTTCCCTTCTTCACGACGAGAACAACTCCTTCCTTTCCCTTGTCACTCTCCATGCCCGCCTCAACTCCACCCGCCCCTCCGACTCCACCTTCGACGTTTCTCCCTTCCTGAATTCCCCCGGAAGAGGAGAGGCCCTCTGGGGGGTTAAAATTCGAAGCTTTTCTAATAGCTCCGAGAGTAAGTTCACTCGGGCGAGTTACGGCTCGGTGCTGAGTTTCAACGTCGACGAACTCGACCCGGAGAATTCTCTCGCTGGCTTCCTAGACCGAGTTCCCCTCAGCTTACGACGCTGGGCGTGTTACCCCATGCTGCTCGGGCGAGTCAGGAGGAATTTCAAGCATGTCATGCTCGTGGACGTTAACAGCGTGTTGATTTTCAACGACCCACTCGGGCGATTCAGGAATCGGAGTCCCGACTCGGTTTTCGTTTTCCCTAAACGCGGTAGGAACTCGCAGAGAACTCAGTCTCGTCGCCCTGTCAACTCGGCAGTGTTGATGGGCGGTGCCCGCGGGATCCGGCGCGTTTCCCAGGCGACTCTGGTGGAAATTGTGCGAGCCGCGGTGCGCAAAAACTCGGTTTCAGACTCGGCCATTCTGAGTCAACTCGCTAGCAACGAGTTCGTGTTAAAGAACGTGGATTTGATCGTGGCGAGCGAGCCGTTACCGGAACCGAGTTCGTTCACATTTGGCACGACGTCGTTTTCGGATCATTTGATAATTCAGCGGGGTGTGGGTAACTCTGATCTAAATTACATTGTTAATAACCAAATATGTTCTTCTGTGATTGATTCTTTTGTTTATAGTGATTGTCAACAATcgaaaaactagaaaaataaagacaaaatagaaaaaaaaaattagaaattcttaCATTTATTGTACTTGTTTTCAGAAAAGTACAGtagttttacaaaataatttgcCCACCATCTCTCCTCTGTTATAACAgttttattgtttgaaatatAACTGTATATTTATTTGTGTGTAGCAGCGTAGAATTTGACCTTACAATAATTAACCTTGTAACTTCACTTACGTCAATGTCACatcttgttttttaattttttatcagtttactaattaattaaaacataaagataaaaaaatagttgtGTATATAACATTGAGAATGGAATCGAAATTGTAAATTACTAAAACTGGAAATTACTAAgtttattttcatgaatttgaCACTATGataaaagtttgtaatttttgtgtgaattaaattaaaattgaagaatagacgcattaataacttttttttgtttcataaatCTTTAACTACTTTCTGGAACATAATTATTAATGGTGTTATTGATAACCTAGCACCAGAAAAAAGTTCCTAAAAGcagttatttatttatgaaaaatgtgAATGGGGGCGTGTGAGGCGTGCTCCTTTTGGGGGTTAAAGtccaaaagaaagagaaaaaatggaGTGAATGTGAGCGAGTGAAGGAGTAGTAGCTGTAAAGCGCgttcattaataattaatatctaTTGTTTCGTTCTGAAATTTTGGAATTCCAGCTTTATGAAGCACAGAAGCCGCCCAAACGCGCTTTTAGGCGCATTCTCCTCCCAAACTGCTTCGTCTAGCTTTTCTGCCCAAACAAGGCCCATTGCTTCCAGCGGTGTAAAAACGATACTTTTagagaaaaatcatatttgatacatataagtattttatatttatttaatattattttactgtgtcgtaatataattatttatattttaggtttaatttaaTGAGAAAACGTGAGCGATTAAGGAGGGATGTtgttgttttgttctttttctatATTGTTCACTCTTTTATACACGAACGTAACATGTGTcgtttgtttttcttataacaAAATGATTTAGattcaatgaaagaaaaaaagaggtttaagtttaaccttttttttttcgacAACGACTTTAAGATTTGCATGTGAGTTTCCATTGTTTCATTCGGAAGAAACCATGCAACTCTATTCTCGTCTTAACTTCAACTGATGTGGAATCATCATCATGCATCCTCTTATGCAACTGTTTTTTTTCTGGCTTACGTCCTTATCAAGGACCACACCAGAGCCATCACCATTAAActttatattaagaaataaaataagtttttatatttttggattataatttattttaggaaaatgtttctttcacaatatatatttatcaacTTTTTGATAACGGTAGGTGTCGCGTTTTGATTAGTCGTTTTTTTAAATGAAGACATCTTATCCAGGAGGGtgtttttggaaagaaaaaatttTCAGAAACCCTTTTGGCGATTTGAGTATTCTTCTTTCTTAGTTTTCGAATTTTCTGAAGTCTCTCTGTAGCATTCTTGAGAAACACTGGTAGTGTGGCTATCCCTATTTTGGATTAGAGTGTTGTTTCGTAGAGTGGGTGTGGCGCATTGTTTGAGTTATCTCATTTGGCCCTATTTGGAGGTTCATCGGTGGTTCATTGGTTGTAAGGTTTTGTTGTTTCGCAGACATCGGCGAGGTGGAGGTTGGTTTTCCGCTCCGCACACACCGACGACGTGGACGGTGGATTTCCGCACACATCGGGGAGGTGGATGTTGGTTTTTGAGCGGTATTAGTGGCAACGTTCTCGTCTTTCGCACATACCAGCGAGGTGGGAGTTGGTTTTCTGCAAACACcgatatttctaaaattatagattaattttgtatattgtCTATTTggtgaaatttttatatttgagtttttgtggagaagaaaaataaaataattggttTTGCCTTTGGTTATTTGTTGTTGTAGGTAATTTTTTGATGTAAGTGTTGACTTATTGGAAACCGAAATGGAAGAATGTAATATGAAAGTAAGTAGagtttctttatttgttttgtggATGTTGTTTTGGAACAGTGATTCtaatgtttgaaattttaactgTATTATAGTGGCGCATGCGAGCATGGATGGATACATTGTACATAGTCCATATGAATTCCTTACTACGAACCAGACATCAAACGCGCATTGGACGAACTCCATTTAGGTGGTGTTTATA from the Vigna angularis cultivar LongXiaoDou No.4 chromosome 3, ASM1680809v1, whole genome shotgun sequence genome contains:
- the LOC108325267 gene encoding uncharacterized protein LOC108325267 — encoded protein: MKTKTLHKHRHQHHRPHPERQTVMGFLLVFFPEHTIAAKTKTKTKTKTNLFCSSSSSSLRRRSTINTLLSKAQSTLSICLFLLFTTLLLFTLSTFQPSTPHKPYTPHNSSNDAVSPALQRLGTLYRRGTRAMNHLLLCHVSHDTPLPHLRLFLRLLHRSGLTSKSDVVFILPSSSPSFASLLHDENNSFLSLVTLHARLNSTRPSDSTFDVSPFLNSPGRGEALWGVKIRSFSNSSESKFTRASYGSVLSFNVDELDPENSLAGFLDRVPLSLRRWACYPMLLGRVRRNFKHVMLVDVNSVLIFNDPLGRFRNRSPDSVFVFPKRGRNSQRTQSRRPVNSAVLMGGARGIRRVSQATLVEIVRAAVRKNSVSDSAILSQLASNEFVLKNVDLIVASEPLPEPSSFTFGTTSFSDHLIIQRGVGNSDLNYIVNNQICSSVIDSFVYSDCQQSKN